The following proteins are co-located in the Betta splendens chromosome 9, fBetSpl5.4, whole genome shotgun sequence genome:
- the cdk7 gene encoding cyclin-dependent kinase 7, with the protein MALDVKSRAKRYEKLDFLGEGQFATVYRARDKQTDTIVAIKKIKVGHRTEAKDGINRTALREIKLLQELHHPNIIGLLDAFGHKSNISLVFDFMETDLEVIIKDTSLVLTPANIKAYILMTLQGLEYMHQHWVLHRDLKPNNLLLDGNGVLKLADFGLAKSFGSPNRIYTHQVVTRWYRSPELLFGARMYGVGVDMWAVGCILAELLLRIPFLAGDSDLDQLSKIFEALGTPTEDSWPGLSSLPDYVSFKFFPGTPLEQIFTAAGDDLLELLQGLFTFNPLARTTATQALKMRYFSNRPGPTPGPQLPRPNCSAEALREKESVGVKRKIEGLETTAMKKKLIF; encoded by the exons ATGGCGCTTGATGTGAAGTCCAGAGCCAAGCGATATGAGAAACTGGATTTCCTGGGGGAGGGCCAG TTTGCCACAGTGTACAGAGCCAGGGACAAACAGACCGACACAATAGTTGCTATTAAAAAG ATTAAGGTTGGCCACAGAACAGAAGCCAAAGATG GTatcaacagaacagctctccgagaaatcaaactgctgcaggagctccaTCATCCAAATATCATAGGG CTGCTTGATGCCTTCGGACACAAATCTAATATCAGCCTGGTGTTTGACTTCATGGAAACAGATCTAGAG GTAATCATCAAAGACACCAGCCTAGTTCTGACTCCAGCTAACATCAAAGCCTACATCCTCATGACTTTACAGGGATTAGAGTATATGCACCAACACTGGGTCCTACATAGG GATCTGAAGCCCAATAATCTGCTGTTGGATGGGAATGGTGTGTTGAAGCTGGCTGATTTTGGTTTGGCCAAATCATTTGGTAGCCCCAACAGAATCTACACACATCAGGTTGTTACCAG GTGGTACCGCTCCCCTGAGCTCCTGTTTGGTGCTAGGATGTACGGTGTGGGTGTGGACATGTGGGCAGTGGGATGCATCCTGGCAGAGTTGCTCCTTCGG ATACCATTCCTTGCTGGAGACTCGGATCTCGATCAGCTGTCCAAGATCTTTGAGGCTCTTGGGACTCCAACGGAGGATTCTTGGCCT GGACTGAGTAGTCTCCCAGACTATGTATCATTTAAATTTTTTCCTGGCACACCTCTGGAACAAATATttactgcagctggagatgatttGCTTGAGCTACTACAGGGTCTTTTCACCTTTAACCCATTGGCACGGACAACAGCTACACAG GCTTTGAAGATGAGGTACTTTAGTAACCGTCCCGGACCCACTCCTGGCCCCCAGCTGCCACGACCCAACTGTTCAGCTGAGGCTCTGAGGGAGAAGGAGTCTGTTGGGGTGAAGAGAAAAATAGAAGGGCTAGAGAcaa CTGCGATGAAGAAGAAGCTCATTTTTTGA